A single window of Candidatus Paceibacterota bacterium DNA harbors:
- a CDS encoding co-chaperone GroES: MDNIKPLSDHLFIEKIKEEKVSASGIVIPETAENHSSIGKVVAAGPGKTNEDGDLIPMTVKVGDTVVFTQYSPSDIKINDKEYLVVRESDVLAILSE; the protein is encoded by the coding sequence ATGGATAATATAAAACCCTTGTCAGATCATTTGTTTATAGAAAAAATAAAAGAAGAAAAAGTCAGCGCCTCGGGGATTGTTATTCCCGAAACGGCTGAAAATCACTCTTCTATTGGCAAAGTAGTAGCCGCGGGGCCAGGAAAAACCAATGAAGATGGCGACTTAATACCAATGACGGTTAAGGTTGGCGACACGGTAGTGTTCACTCAGTATTCTCCTTCAGATATTAAAATTAATGATAAAGAATATTTAGTCGTGCGCGAATCGGATGTTCTCGCTATCCTCTCGGAGTAA
- the groL gene encoding chaperonin GroEL (60 kDa chaperone family; promotes refolding of misfolded polypeptides especially under stressful conditions; forms two stacked rings of heptamers to form a barrel-shaped 14mer; ends can be capped by GroES; misfolded proteins enter the barrel where they are refolded when GroES binds) gives MAKQILFDDKSRQSLKNGVDKLSNAVKITLGPKGSHVVIDKGFGSPVITNDGVTIAKEVELEDKVENVGAALVKEASEKTKELAGDGSTTAVVLAWSMINAGLKNVTAGANALKLKGGMDKAVKFVTDYLDEIKKPIDVNNKVEVANIGAISARDQKIGDMIADIMAKVGKDGVITVEESQSTGLSNEIVEGLEFDRGYASPYMVTNADRMEAVLDEPYILITDKKISAISDLLPVLDKIVKTGKKELVIIADDIEGEALATLVVNKLRGILNAVAVKAPGFGDSRKDQLEDIAAVTGGKVITDQLGLKLENTNLDDLGQARRVVIAKDNTIIVGGKGEKKNIEARLSQIKVALETTTSSYDKEKLQERQAKLSGGVAVIKAGAATEVEQKEIQQRIEDAVHATKAAVEEGIVAGGGVALLRAAAKLNELKVEDEDEKTGVAIIKRALEEPIRQIATNAGLDGAVVAQKAREAQDSFGFNAATDEFEDLLKSGVIDPKKVTRIALEKAASIAGMFLTTQAVITDIPEKKDHDHTPAMPDMSGMGGEDY, from the coding sequence ATGGCAAAACAAATTTTATTTGATGACAAGTCTCGTCAATCGCTTAAAAACGGCGTAGATAAGCTTTCTAATGCTGTTAAAATCACTCTTGGTCCTAAAGGCTCTCATGTTGTTATAGACAAAGGCTTTGGTTCTCCCGTTATCACTAATGACGGCGTGACCATCGCCAAGGAGGTTGAGCTAGAAGACAAGGTGGAAAATGTCGGTGCCGCTTTAGTCAAAGAGGCTTCGGAAAAAACCAAAGAATTAGCTGGCGACGGTAGCACTACGGCGGTAGTCTTGGCTTGGTCTATGATTAACGCTGGTTTAAAAAATGTTACGGCTGGGGCCAATGCTTTAAAGCTTAAAGGAGGCATGGACAAAGCGGTTAAGTTCGTGACTGATTATCTCGACGAAATAAAGAAGCCCATTGATGTGAATAATAAGGTAGAGGTGGCTAATATTGGCGCCATTTCTGCTCGTGATCAAAAAATTGGCGACATGATAGCCGATATTATGGCTAAGGTCGGGAAAGATGGTGTCATTACCGTAGAAGAGTCCCAAAGCACTGGGCTCAGCAATGAAATAGTTGAAGGCCTAGAATTTGATCGCGGTTATGCTTCTCCCTATATGGTGACCAATGCCGATAGAATGGAAGCAGTTTTGGATGAGCCGTATATTTTGATTACCGACAAAAAAATTTCTGCCATTAGCGACTTGCTTCCTGTTTTGGATAAAATAGTCAAAACTGGCAAAAAAGAGTTAGTGATTATTGCCGACGACATCGAAGGGGAAGCTTTGGCAACTTTGGTGGTCAATAAACTACGCGGTATTCTCAATGCAGTAGCCGTTAAAGCGCCTGGCTTTGGCGATAGCCGCAAAGACCAATTAGAAGATATTGCAGCTGTTACCGGTGGCAAGGTAATCACAGACCAATTGGGTCTCAAGTTGGAAAATACCAATTTGGATGATTTGGGACAAGCTCGTCGAGTAGTAATTGCAAAAGATAATACTATTATTGTTGGCGGCAAGGGAGAAAAGAAAAATATAGAAGCTCGTCTTTCTCAAATCAAGGTGGCTCTTGAAACAACCACTTCTTCCTATGATAAAGAAAAATTGCAAGAAAGACAGGCCAAGCTCTCTGGCGGAGTAGCTGTTATTAAAGCTGGCGCTGCTACGGAAGTAGAGCAAAAAGAAATTCAACAAAGAATTGAGGATGCCGTGCACGCTACTAAAGCCGCTGTGGAAGAAGGGATTGTGGCTGGCGGTGGCGTAGCATTATTAAGAGCCGCGGCTAAATTGAACGAACTAAAAGTAGAGGATGAGGACGAGAAAACTGGTGTTGCTATCATCAAGCGCGCTCTTGAAGAGCCGATTAGGCAGATTGCTACCAATGCCGGTTTAGATGGCGCCGTTGTTGCTCAGAAAGCCCGAGAGGCGCAAGACAGTTTTGGCTTTAATGCAGCGACAGATGAATTTGAAGACCTGCTCAAATCTGGTGTCATTGACCCTAAGAAAGTAACCAGGATTGCTCTTGAGAAAGCCGCTTCCATTGCCGGAATGTTTTTGACAACTCAAGCTGTCATTACCGATATTCCTGAGAAAAAAGACCATGACCATACTCCAGCTATGCCGGATATGAGCGGTATGGGAGGAGAAGACTACTAA
- a CDS encoding LemA family protein produces the protein MIILLIVVAIIALFFIGVYNSLAQARQRVKNALADIDVQLKRRFDLIPNLVNTVKGYAKQEEGVLTKITEARTNFEKAASPADKMAANEAVSKMLPQIYAVAENYPDLKSNQNFLELQRELVDTEDKLQAARRFFDGAVESYNTKLVAFPSNIAANILGYKEEKYFETSTPEEKENVKVEF, from the coding sequence ATGATTATTTTGCTAATTGTTGTAGCTATAATCGCTCTCTTCTTCATTGGCGTTTATAACTCTTTGGCTCAGGCTAGGCAAAGAGTGAAGAATGCTTTGGCAGATATAGACGTTCAATTAAAAAGACGTTTTGACCTTATCCCCAATTTGGTAAACACAGTGAAGGGTTATGCTAAGCAAGAAGAGGGGGTTTTAACTAAAATTACCGAAGCTCGTACTAATTTTGAAAAAGCCGCATCACCTGCCGACAAAATGGCTGCCAATGAGGCCGTCAGCAAAATGTTGCCCCAGATTTATGCTGTTGCCGAGAATTATCCTGATTTAAAATCTAATCAAAATTTTTTGGAGTTGCAAAGGGAACTAGTAGATACTGAAGATAAGCTTCAAGCTGCTCGCAGATTCTTTGATGGCGCGGTGGAAAGCTATAACACTAAATTAGTGGCTTTTCCTTCTAATATTGCGGCTAACATATTAGGTTACAAAGAAGAGAAATATTTTGAGACTTCTACTCCGGAGGAAAAAGAAAACGTCAAAGTCGAATTTTAA
- a CDS encoding M48 family metallopeptidase, which translates to MTNLYDFSERNVFKTWILLFGFAALIGGLGYILSNIYAEPAIFYVAIILSLIEVWRSYWFSKDIILRSVKAHKATPEDNPYLNDIVENLAITVGLPTPEVYVIDDPSPNAFATGRNPKNSAICVTTGLLNLFSANPDGSFDFQGKRKLEGVLAHELSHIKNYDILLSSVAATLVSVVWTIINLVSRSGQSRRRSNDDSGSLLWGILALLAMILAPLAAILLQMAISRKREYVADANAGIITRFPEGLAEALEEIEQDTHKLSVPSNVQSLFIASPLKNDSQGKRNWFVGLFDTHPPIEDRIKVLRSA; encoded by the coding sequence ATGACCAACCTTTATGATTTCTCAGAGAGGAATGTTTTCAAGACCTGGATACTACTCTTTGGTTTTGCAGCTCTCATTGGCGGATTAGGTTATATACTCTCAAATATTTACGCTGAACCCGCTATTTTTTATGTGGCGATAATCCTCAGCCTGATAGAAGTCTGGCGCAGTTATTGGTTTTCCAAAGATATTATTCTTCGCTCGGTGAAGGCTCATAAGGCTACGCCGGAGGATAATCCTTATCTTAATGATATTGTTGAAAACTTGGCTATTACTGTTGGCTTGCCTACTCCTGAGGTGTATGTTATAGACGACCCTTCGCCCAATGCTTTTGCTACCGGTCGTAATCCTAAAAACTCGGCTATTTGCGTAACCACTGGACTACTCAACCTATTCTCGGCTAATCCTGACGGTTCCTTTGACTTTCAAGGCAAAAGAAAGCTTGAAGGTGTTTTGGCTCACGAGCTATCACACATCAAAAACTATGACATCTTGCTTTCTAGCGTAGCTGCCACTTTAGTTAGCGTTGTTTGGACGATAATAAACTTGGTTAGTCGTTCTGGCCAGTCTAGAAGAAGGAGCAATGACGATTCCGGGTCTTTACTCTGGGGAATCTTGGCTTTGTTGGCTATGATTTTAGCCCCCTTGGCGGCGATTCTTCTGCAAATGGCAATATCGCGCAAGCGGGAATATGTGGCGGATGCTAATGCGGGTATTATTACTCGTTTTCCCGAGGGATTAGCCGAAGCTCTGGAAGAGATAGAGCAGGATACTCATAAGCTCAGCGTGCCTTCTAATGTTCAGTCGTTATTTATAGCCTCGCCGCTTAAAAACGATTCTCAGGGCAAAAGAAACTGGTTTGTGGGCCTTTTTGACACTCATCCGCCTATAGAAGATAGAATCAAAGTTTTACGTTCGGCTTAA